Part of the Myxococcus xanthus genome is shown below.
CGGGGCTCCGTGCCGGACCCGGGACGCAACGCCTTTGGACGCGCGCCCATGAACATGCCGCGGACGCGCTGGGAGGACTTCCACGCGGGCAAGCGCGTCTTCGGTCGCGATTGGACGGACGTGGACGGCCCCATCCAAGTGGGGCCGTTGTTCAACGCCCCCTCGTGCATGACCTGCCACGTGAAGGATGGACGCGGCCAGCCCCCCGCCTCTCCGAGCGAGACGCCCATCTCCCTCGCGTTCCAGCTGAGCGGGCCAGACGGCCGTGGGCCACATCCGATTTATGGCGCGCAGCTCGACGTTCGCCATGTCGACGGAACCGGCGCGGAAGGCAGCGTCGAGGTGACGCACGAAGAAGTCACCGGCCGGTTCGCCTCGGGCGAGACCTACGTCCTCCACCGGCCCCGCTACCGATTCACCCAGCTGTCGAAGGGGCCCCTCGGGGAGGAGACCCGCTTCTCCCCTCGTGTCGCGCCCGCGAACTTCGGCCTCGGACTGCTCGAGGCCATCCCCGAGGCGGCGGTACTGGCCCACGAGGATTCCGAGGACCGTGACCAGAATGGCATCTCCGGCCGGGCCAACCGTGTGCGGGACGCGGCGACGGGACAGACGCGGATGGGGCGCTTCGGCTGGAAGGCCAACCAACCCACGCTGCACCAGCAGGTGGCACACGCGCTCGTCACCGACATGGGACTGACGACGGAGCTGTATCCCCGCGAGCAGGGACGCGAGGCCGGCGAGGCCGCCCCACCCGAGGTCAGCCCCAAGGAACTGGACGCGCTGCTCATCTACGCGCGCTTGGTCGCCGTGCCCAAGCGCCGGGACTGGGAAGCCGCCGACGTCCTGCGCGGCAAGGCGGTGTTCGGCGCCATCGGCTGCGCGGGGTGCCACGTGGGCACGGTCTTCGAGACGGAAGACGTGCCCGGCTTCCCCGAACTGTCCGGCCAGCACATCCGCCCCTACACGGACCTGCTGCTCCACGACATGGGCGAAGGGCTCGCGGATGACCGTCCGGACGGGCTCGCCACCGGCACCGAATGGCGCACCCCGCCGCTGTGGGGCGTGGGCCTCGTGAAAGCGGTGAACGGCCACACCCGCTTCCTGCATGACGGGCGGGCTCGCGACCTGGAAGAGGCCGTGCTGTGGCATGGCGGCGAGGCCGCGCCGGCCCAGGAGCGCTACACGCGCCTGCCGCTCGCAGACCGGCAGGCGCTGCTCGCGTTCCTCAACTCACTCTGAGCCCTCACCTGCTCAAGAAGCGCTGACGCCGGGGACACCTCCGTCGCCAGCGAGCCGCCGCATGGGCTGGACCCTTCCATACGTGAGCGAGCGCCACAGCCACTCCGCGGGACCGAAGCGGAAGCGCGCCAACCACAGACGGCTGAACACCACCTGCGCCGCGAAGATGACGCAGCAGATGACGACGATGCGCGACGCCGGCAGCTTGCCGATGAAGCCCAGGCCCCAACCGCTATAAATCCAGATGCTCACCGCGGACTGCATCAGGTAGTTCGTCAGGGCCATGCGCCCCACGGGCGTCAGCACGCCCAGCCAGCGGCTCCAGCGCTCCCGCTGGAAGAGCAGCGCGAAGGCCGCCACATATGCCGCGCCCATGGCGATGTAGCCGGGCTCCTGGAAGCCGTTGACGATCATCATCCAGGGCCCCTTCGGGTCCCACTCCAGCACGCCGGCTTTGCGCAGGCGGAACAGCAGCAACCCACCGCCATTGAGGACGAGGCCCACGCTCAGCCCCCAGCCAAGAATCCGGCGCAGCAACGCCCGGTGACGCTCCACGTCCTGCAACAGGAGCAGACGCCCCGCCAGCAACCCCAGCAGGAAGCGCCCCAGGATGAGGCTCATCCAGAGCACGCGCCGGAAGCCGCCGCCGAGGTTCTCCAGGAAGAAGCGTGCGTTGCCCACCTGCGCCGTCCAGAACGACTCGCTCGACAACGCCACCAGGGTGTCGGCTCTCAAGGCCATATCCCTGGCATGACTGGCCTTCGCCGCCTCGGCCGCGGCCTCCGCGCCGTGCAGCAGGATGGGCGTGTAGCGAATGGCGGCGGGCACCAGGAACGGCATCACGGTGACGAGCCCCAGCGCCCAGAACAGCACCGTGCGGTTGGAGCGAGCCCGGAAGGCCATCAGCAGGAAGCCCACCATCGCGTAGGTGTGGAGGATATCGCCCGTCCACAACAGAAGGGCGTGCGCCAGGCCGATGCCGAAGAGCATCAGCAGCCGCCGGCGGTAGAGCGGCGCGGCGGAGACGCCACGTGACTCGGCCCGCGAGAACTGGAGTGCGAAGCCCAGGCCGAAGAGGAACGAGAAGATGGAGATGAACTTCTGCGTCACGAAGAGCTGATAGATGGAGCCGATCACCTGCTCCAGCAGGGGGGCATCCAGCGCGGACGCAGCCTCACGGGGCATGAAGGCCCGTCCACTCAGCCACATGAGGCTGTTGGACACGAAGACGCCCCAGAGTGCGAAGCCACGGAGGGCGTCCAGCAAGACGACTCGCTCGGAGGCATCCACTGGACGCGCCACGGGCAGGTCGTCCGCCACGGGAGAACCAGATTGGGACATGTGTGAAGCAGACGCGCTCTGCCTCCTGGCCGTCAATCCCGCACGTTCGAGGGTGACGGGACATGCGGGCTTGCCCCCTCCTGGCATGGCGGGTGTGCTGTAGTGGCTCCCCGCTCCCCGACGGACAGGAGTCCGCCCCGTGAAGATTTCCCCCCTGCTTCCCCTGCTGCTCATCTCCCTGGCCGCGCCCGGCGGCCTCGCGCTCGCCGCGGAGACGCCGCCCGTCCTGGGTGGCCTCGATGCCATCTACCCAGAGCTCGACGCGCTCTACCGCGACCTGCACCAGACGCCGGAGTTGTCCAACCAGGAAGCCAAGACGGCGGCGAAGCTGGCCGACCGGCTGCGCAAGCTCGGCTTCGAGGTGACGTCCAAGGTGGGCGGGCACGGCGTCGTGGCCCTGCTCCGCAACGGCCAGGGCCCCACGGTGATGCTGCGCGCGGACATGGACGCGCTACCCGTGGAGGAGAAGACGGGCCTACCCTATGCGAGCAAGCAGAAGGCGAAGGACGCCGCGGGCGCGACCCACCCGGTCATGCACGCGTGTGGCCATGACGTGCACATGACGTCGTTGTTGGGAACGGCCGCGCTGCTGGCCCGTTCGAAGGACCGGTGGCGAGGCACACTGCTGCTGGTGGGCCAGCCGGCGGAAGAGGTGGGGGCGGGCGCCCGGCAGATGCTCCAGGACGGCCTCTTCAAGCGCTTCCCCAAGCCGGACTTCGCGGTGGCGCTCCACGTCAACACCGCCGCGGCGGGCACGGTGGAGTTCACTCCCGGGTATGCGATGGCGAGCGTGGACGGCGTTGAAATCACCCTGCATGGCAAGGGGGGACATGGCGCGTATCCCCACACCACCGTGGACCCGGTGGTGATGGCGGCGCGCGTCGTGCTGTCGCTCCAGACGCTCGTCAGCCGCGAAAAGAACCCGCTGGAGCCCGCGGTGGTGACGGTCGGCTCCATTCATGGCGGCGCCAAGCACAACATCATCCCCGATGACGTGAAGCTCCACCTCACCGTGCGCTCGTACAAGCCAGAGGTCCGCAAGGCCCTGCTGGACGGCATCGAGCGCATCGCCAAGGCGGAGGCCATGGCCTCCGGCGCGCCCCGTCCACCCGACATCGCCATCACCGAGGGCACGCCCTCCACCTTCAACGACCCGGCACTCACCAAGCGGCTGGTGGGCGCGGTGTCCCGCGTCCTGGGCGAAAAGAACCTCCAGGAGGCGCCTCCCGTCATGGGCGGCGAGGACTTCTCCGAGTACGGGCGCGCGGGCGTTCCCGCCGTGATGCTCTGGCTCGGCTCCACCGAGCCGCGGCAATACGCCCAGGCGATGTCCGCGGGGACAGCGCTGCCTTCGATGCATTCGCCCCTCTTCGCGCCGGACCGCGAGCGCACGCTGCGCACGGGCGTCACCACGCTGACCACCGCCGCCCTGGAGCTGCTCGGCAAGCCGTGATGGCCGGGAAGCGCGCAGCGCCTTGCACCCGGGCCGGCACCTGTTCGGCGGCGGGGTTCGCGAGACGCCCACGCTGATTTGACTCGGGGGAATGCGAAACCGTAGACAGGGCTCCTCTCGCATCGCGACAGGATGTCCCCCTTGCTCAATCGCAATCATTCCCTGCGAGCCCTGCTGGGGGCTTCGCTGTGGTGGGTCGCCTCCGGCTTCCAGTCCGAGGCCATCGTCAGTCACGAAGGCACGGT
Proteins encoded:
- a CDS encoding di-heme oxidoreductase family protein, with product MRRRRYLLGIPVGAIAIAAVWASTHRLPRPLELGALPATTEPGEELSGGRGSVPDPGRNAFGRAPMNMPRTRWEDFHAGKRVFGRDWTDVDGPIQVGPLFNAPSCMTCHVKDGRGQPPASPSETPISLAFQLSGPDGRGPHPIYGAQLDVRHVDGTGAEGSVEVTHEEVTGRFASGETYVLHRPRYRFTQLSKGPLGEETRFSPRVAPANFGLGLLEAIPEAAVLAHEDSEDRDQNGISGRANRVRDAATGQTRMGRFGWKANQPTLHQQVAHALVTDMGLTTELYPREQGREAGEAAPPEVSPKELDALLIYARLVAVPKRRDWEAADVLRGKAVFGAIGCAGCHVGTVFETEDVPGFPELSGQHIRPYTDLLLHDMGEGLADDRPDGLATGTEWRTPPLWGVGLVKAVNGHTRFLHDGRARDLEEAVLWHGGEAAPAQERYTRLPLADRQALLAFLNSL
- a CDS encoding amidohydrolase, whose product is MKISPLLPLLLISLAAPGGLALAAETPPVLGGLDAIYPELDALYRDLHQTPELSNQEAKTAAKLADRLRKLGFEVTSKVGGHGVVALLRNGQGPTVMLRADMDALPVEEKTGLPYASKQKAKDAAGATHPVMHACGHDVHMTSLLGTAALLARSKDRWRGTLLLVGQPAEEVGAGARQMLQDGLFKRFPKPDFAVALHVNTAAAGTVEFTPGYAMASVDGVEITLHGKGGHGAYPHTTVDPVVMAARVVLSLQTLVSREKNPLEPAVVTVGSIHGGAKHNIIPDDVKLHLTVRSYKPEVRKALLDGIERIAKAEAMASGAPRPPDIAITEGTPSTFNDPALTKRLVGAVSRVLGEKNLQEAPPVMGGEDFSEYGRAGVPAVMLWLGSTEPRQYAQAMSAGTALPSMHSPLFAPDRERTLRTGVTTLTTAALELLGKP
- a CDS encoding DUF418 domain-containing protein, whose product is MSQSGSPVADDLPVARPVDASERVVLLDALRGFALWGVFVSNSLMWLSGRAFMPREAASALDAPLLEQVIGSIYQLFVTQKFISIFSFLFGLGFALQFSRAESRGVSAAPLYRRRLLMLFGIGLAHALLLWTGDILHTYAMVGFLLMAFRARSNRTVLFWALGLVTVMPFLVPAAIRYTPILLHGAEAAAEAAKASHARDMALRADTLVALSSESFWTAQVGNARFFLENLGGGFRRVLWMSLILGRFLLGLLAGRLLLLQDVERHRALLRRILGWGLSVGLVLNGGGLLLFRLRKAGVLEWDPKGPWMMIVNGFQEPGYIAMGAAYVAAFALLFQRERWSRWLGVLTPVGRMALTNYLMQSAVSIWIYSGWGLGFIGKLPASRIVVICCVIFAAQVVFSRLWLARFRFGPAEWLWRSLTYGRVQPMRRLAGDGGVPGVSAS